DNA sequence from the Tissierella sp. MB52-C2 genome:
AGAGCTTAGGGGAGCTCAGAAAAAATTTGCTACATTTACTCAAGAACAAGTAGATAAAATATTTCTTGAAGCCGCTATGGCAGCTAATGACCAAAGAATTAAATTATCTCAATTAGCAGTAGAAGAAACAGGAATGGGTATTGTAGAAGATAAGGTTATCAAAAATCACTATGCAGCTGAATATATCTATAATAAGTATAGAAATGAAAAAACTTGCGATATTATAGAAGAGGATTCTTCTTTTGGACTAACAAAAATAGCAGAGCCAGTGGGAATTATTGCTGCAATTGTACCTACGACAAACCCCACATCAACAGCAATATTTAAATCTTTAATATCCTTAAAAACACGAAATGGAATTATTTTTTCACCTCACCCTAGAGCAAAGGAATGCACCATAGCAGCAGCTAAAATAGTCCTTGATGCAGCAGTAAAGGCTGGCGCTCCAGAGGGAATAATAGCTTGGATTGACGACCCATCAATAGAGTTATCACAGTTAGTTATGCAGGAGGCAGATTTGATCCTTGCTACTGGTGGGCCTGGAATGGTAAAGGCTGCATACTCATCAGGCAGACCAGCTGTTGGTGTAGGTCCTGGAAATACTCCGGCCATTATAGATGAAACAGCAGATCTTAAAATGGCAATAAACTCCGTTTTATTATCAAAAACATTTGATAACGGTGTTATTTGTGCATCAGAACAATCTATATTAGTAGTTAAAGAGGTATATCAAGAAGCCAAGGAAGAACTTGAACATAGAGGAGCATATATTTTAAATGAAGATGAAAAGAATAAGGTAGGAAGTATATTACTTAAAAATGGTGCAGTAAATCCAGATATAGTAGGACAACCTGCTTATAAAATTGCAGAATTAGCAGGTATTACAGTGCCAAAAGAAGCTAAAGTTTTAATAGGAGAAGTAGAGGCTGTAGGACAAGAAGAACCTTTTAGTTATGAAAAATTATCTCCTGTTTTGGCAATGTATAAGGTAGATGATTTTAACCATGGGCTTGAAATGACTGAAAAACTAGTGGCACATGGAGGATTAGGACATACATCTGTACTTTATACAAATGAAATGATATGTAAAGATAGAATAGAAAAATTTGGTGCAAGGATGAAAACTGGAAGAACTATAATAAATATGCCATCTTCTCAAGGTGCCATAGGTGATTTATTTAACTTTAAATTAGCTCCTTCATTAACTTTGGGTTGTGGATCATGGGGTGGAAACTCTGTATCTGAAAACGTAGGAGTAAAGCAATTACTAAATATTAAATCTGTTGCGAGAAGGAGAGATAATATGCTTTGGTTTAGAGTACCTGAGAAAGTATATTTTAAATATGGTTGTCTAGGAGTTGCAGTAAGAGAACTAGGAGAAATGGGTAAAAAGAAAGCATTTATAGTAACTGACAAGGTACTTTATGATTTAGGATATACAAAGAAATTAACAGATGTCCTTGATGAATCTGGTATTGCATATAAAGTTTTCGCAGATGTTAAACCAGATCCTACTCTTGAAATTGCCATAAAAGGTGCAGAAGAAATGAAGAACTTTGAACCAGATATAATAATTGGTCTAGGTGGAGGTTCGCCTATGGATGCAGCAAAGATAATGCACGTTTTATATGAACACCCAGAAGTTGAATTTAATGATTTAGCTATGAGGTTTGTGGATATAAGGAAGAGAGTATATACATTCCCTGTAATGGGACAAAAGGCAATGATGGTGTCTATTCCTACTTCAGCAGGGACTGGTTCAGAAGTTACACCATTTGCTGTCATAACAGATGAAAAAACAGGAATAAAGTATCCTCTTGCAGACTATGAATTAACTCCTAATATGGCAATAGTAGATACAGAATTTATGATGAATATGCCAAAAGGTCTAACGGCTGTCTCAGGCATTGATGCTTTAACCCATGCCATTGAAGCATATGTATCCATTATGGCTACAGAGTTTACAGATGGCCTAGCGCTACAAGCAATCGAATCCATATTTAAATATTTACCAATAGCATATAATGAGGGTAGTACAAATGTAGAAGCTAGAGAAAAAATGGCTCATGCCTCTACTATTGCAGGTATGGCTTTTGCTAATGCGTTTTTAGGAATATGTCACTCATTAGCCCATAAACTAGGAGCATTCCATCAAGTCCCTCATGGAGTGGCTAATGGAATGTTAATAAATGAAGTAATTAGATTTAATGGAGTAAATAATCCTACTAAACAAGCAGCTTTTTCTCAATACAAATATCCTAATGCACAGGAAAGATATGCTAAAATAGCTGATTATATAGGATTAGGTGGAAATACAGACCATGAAAAGATGGAATTATTAATAGAAGCCATAGATGAATTAAAGGATAAGGTTGGAATACCAAAATCTATTGCTGACTTTGGTGTTAATAGAGAAAAATTCTATGCTTCCTTAGATGATATGTCTGAACAAGCATTTGATGATCAATGTACTGGAGCAAATCCAAGATACCCATTAATAAGCCAATTAAAAGAAATATATATTGCTGCATACGAAGGCGTATATCTGAGTATTGAAGATGGTGAAATAGAAGGAGAACTTGTGGAAGAAGGGGCTGGTAACTAGAAGATAGTTTTTCACCTTCAACGGATAAAAAACTGCTAACAAAGAAACTTGTTAGCAGTTTTTATTATTTATAATAAATCAGTTAAGCTAAATCTACAATATTTAACTCCATTGATAAAATTTGAAAAACGATGTAATATATTATTTAGGTATTAGAATAAATATAGATTTATAGAGAATAGTAAATTAATGAGTATCACAGATGGAGGAGTATATGGAAAAACTTAAATTGCTATTAAAGAAAAATGGAGCAAAGATTTCAAGAGTAATATTTATAATGCTTATGATAGGAGTTATAATTGCTGGAGGAGTAAGGGAATTAAAATCAATAGATTTTGCTAAGATAATATCTATAATCAGGGAATTTCCTCTATCTCTTATATTTATATTTACTATTTTAGGAATATTAGCAGTATCATCAATGAGTTTATATGATTTTGCAATAATAAAATATCTAAATTTTGATATAAAAAAGACAACTATATTTAGCATTACTTTTGTGGCTAATACAATAAATAATATTTCTGGGTTAGGCGGATTAACAGGTGCTTCCATCAGATCACTTCTATTTAAAAAGAGTGCTAACAATAAAGAGGATATTATAGATTATAATTTACTACTAATTCCATCAACAGGTATAGGTCTTTCTCTTATGATGATTATTGCACTGTTTAAATATCAATATATAAGTCCGCTTTTAGAGAAGTATAGATGGATAATTATAGCCATTATTGCTTTTATGATATACTTTGTTATCTATTTTTTCATAGATAAAATATTTGATACCTTAAAGAAAAGTTCAAGAGATGTAGATAATAATAGAATTATTTTGAGAGTGAAACTACTATTCTTATCCTTTATAGAATGGATGATTGCTTTTACCTTATTCTTGGTTATTGCTAGACAGTTTAGCCAAGGGATAAATTTATATATAGTATTTATTATATTTACTTTAGGTTCTATGGCTGGTATCTTAAGCTTACTGCCTGGTGGAGTGGGGTCATTTGATTTAGTAGTATTACTTGGCTTTCAATATTATGGTGTAGGAACTGAAAATGTCTTAGCTATATTAATATTATATAGAATTTTTTACTATATACTGCCTTTGATAATAGGAATAAATCTTACTTTAATAATACAATCTCAAAGCGAGGACAAATTAAATCAATTTATAGATTTTTCAAAGATAAAAGATTTTATTAATAAAACATCTAGTATTACAAATCTATTATTATCAATATTAATATTAGCATCTGGAGTAACCTTATTATTATCTGCATTAGCTCCAGGGGCAATTGAACGAATTAAAATAGCTTCAAGGCTTTTATCGTTTCCAATTTTACAGTTATCAAGACAGCTAACAATATGTATAGGAATATTGCTGATAGTTATCTCTAGAGAAATAAGAATGAAGGTAAAGCGCAGTTATAAAATTACTATGTGGCTATTGTTTTTTGGTGCTATATTTGCAATGATTAAGGGGTTTGCTTATGAGGAAGCGATTTTCCTAATACTAGTTCTAATAATATTAAAAATGTCCAAGCATAGTTTCTATAGAAGAAGTTTGCCAATTGATTGGTTTAAAGCTATTATGACTTTGATATTAGCATTTATCGGGCTTCTAGCCTATGTAAAAATGTCCCATATAATACTGAAGGATTTCATAAGAATTGAGTATTTTAAGTCTTTAATTACAAAGGGAATCTCTTGGCCTATACCTAGTGGAGTTATTGCTTATGGTTTTCTCATTATTTTTGTTGTCTATTATGAATTGACAAAGGAGAGGATAACGAATAATGACAGGTATGAAGATGTTGATGAAGAAAGGGTAAATAAATTTTTACAGGAATATGATGGGAATTTCTTAACTCATCTTATATTCTTAAAGGATAAACATTTATTTTGGCCTAAAAATAATAAGGTTTTAATTCAATATGAGATAAGTCATGGTCTTGCTGTAGTTTTAGGAGATCCCATTGGAGATGCAAAGTACTTTGGTGAAGCTTTAACAGAGTTTCAGGACTTCATAGATGAATATGGATATAAATCAGTTTTTTATCAAACAAGTGAAAGATTATTGCCTTTTTATCATGATCATGGATATTATTTCTTTAAATTAGGTGAAACAGGACTAGTAGAGCTTGATAATTTTGACATAAATAGTTCCAAAAGTAGAGATTTTAGAAATATACTTAGGCGATTTGAGAAAGATGGTTTTACTTTCGAGATATATTATGAGAATTCCATAGATGAAAGTCTATTTTTAGATTTAAAAAAAGTTTCTGATGAATGGTTAGCCCATAGGGAGGAAATGGGTTTTTCACTTGGATGGTTCAATAAAGAATATTTAGATAAATCTAAGATTGGAGTTGTAAAGAATAGAGAAACAGAAGAAGTAATAGCATTTGCTTCTTTAAGTCCTAGTTATGATGATAAATCGGTTTCAATTGATTTAATGCGTTTTAGAAAGGAAGTACCTAATAACACTATGACTTTTCTTATATTAAATTTGATTTTGACATTTAAAGATGATAACTATAAGATATTCAATCTTGGAATGGCTCCACTTTCAAATGTAGGTATAGCACAAAATGCTCATATCCAAGAGAGAATTGCACACTTGGTATTTAAATATGGTAAACATTTTTATAGTTTTGATGGTCTAAGAAAATATAAAAATAAATTTGATCCGAGATGGGAAGGGAAATATTTGGTTTATGAGGATTTGATATTGTTACCATCTTCTTTGATAGAAGTAACTTGGTTGATTCATTCAAAGAAGAATAAATCTTAAAGGGATGAGTGAGTATATGAAAAGGAAAATATTAAAAACCATAAGTACCATAGATAGTTTAAATATGGAAGAGATTGAAAAACTCAATATAGGTATTGAAATACAAGATTTTACAGAGCCTAATTTGTCATTAAATGAAATTAATACGATAATTCATAGATATAAGGCCAAGCTTAAAGGGTTTAAAAACATTAAAGCCTTACATGGACCTTTTTTAGATCTGAAGCCTTCAAGTCCAGATAAATTAATTAGAGAGGTAAGTTATAATAGATATTTATATACTATAAATGTGGCTAAAGAGTTAAACATAGATTATTTAATATTTCATAGTCAAATAAATCCATATTTAAATCAGCCATCCATAAGGAAATTAAATAATACTCAAAGTAGGGAATTTTGGGAAGAAATTCTAAAGGAAGTACCAGATTATAAAGGAGTAATACTCTTAGAGAATATATTCGAGGAGACTCCAACTATGTTAAAAGAGTTAATAGAAACTATAAACTTGCCTAATGTTAAAATCAATCTAGATATAGGGCACGCTAATTTAGGAAAGGTTACATTGGAAGAATGGATTAAGGAGCTTAAAGATTATATTTTCTATATTCATATCCATTCCAATGATGGTCTATACGATAATCACCAAGCACCAGCTCTAGAGAAAATAGAAGAACTATATTATCTATTAGATAAATATAATATAAATCCAGTATTATCATTAGAGTATAATGTAGATAGTCTAGAAGAAGAAATACAAAAATATAGATAGGGGGAGAAACATGACAAATATTATGATACAAGGTACAACATCTTCCGCAGGTAAAAGTTTAATGTGTACAGGATTATGCAGAATCTTTAAAGAAGATGGCTATAAGGTTTATCCTTTTAAATCTCAAAATATGTCATCGAAATATTATACTACTAAAGATGG
Encoded proteins:
- the adhE gene encoding bifunctional acetaldehyde-CoA/alcohol dehydrogenase, with translation MRVTNKEELLMKLEELRGAQKKFATFTQEQVDKIFLEAAMAANDQRIKLSQLAVEETGMGIVEDKVIKNHYAAEYIYNKYRNEKTCDIIEEDSSFGLTKIAEPVGIIAAIVPTTNPTSTAIFKSLISLKTRNGIIFSPHPRAKECTIAAAKIVLDAAVKAGAPEGIIAWIDDPSIELSQLVMQEADLILATGGPGMVKAAYSSGRPAVGVGPGNTPAIIDETADLKMAINSVLLSKTFDNGVICASEQSILVVKEVYQEAKEELEHRGAYILNEDEKNKVGSILLKNGAVNPDIVGQPAYKIAELAGITVPKEAKVLIGEVEAVGQEEPFSYEKLSPVLAMYKVDDFNHGLEMTEKLVAHGGLGHTSVLYTNEMICKDRIEKFGARMKTGRTIINMPSSQGAIGDLFNFKLAPSLTLGCGSWGGNSVSENVGVKQLLNIKSVARRRDNMLWFRVPEKVYFKYGCLGVAVRELGEMGKKKAFIVTDKVLYDLGYTKKLTDVLDESGIAYKVFADVKPDPTLEIAIKGAEEMKNFEPDIIIGLGGGSPMDAAKIMHVLYEHPEVEFNDLAMRFVDIRKRVYTFPVMGQKAMMVSIPTSAGTGSEVTPFAVITDEKTGIKYPLADYELTPNMAIVDTEFMMNMPKGLTAVSGIDALTHAIEAYVSIMATEFTDGLALQAIESIFKYLPIAYNEGSTNVEAREKMAHASTIAGMAFANAFLGICHSLAHKLGAFHQVPHGVANGMLINEVIRFNGVNNPTKQAAFSQYKYPNAQERYAKIADYIGLGGNTDHEKMELLIEAIDELKDKVGIPKSIADFGVNREKFYASLDDMSEQAFDDQCTGANPRYPLISQLKEIYIAAYEGVYLSIEDGEIEGELVEEGAGN
- a CDS encoding sugar phosphate isomerase/epimerase, which encodes MKRKILKTISTIDSLNMEEIEKLNIGIEIQDFTEPNLSLNEINTIIHRYKAKLKGFKNIKALHGPFLDLKPSSPDKLIREVSYNRYLYTINVAKELNIDYLIFHSQINPYLNQPSIRKLNNTQSREFWEEILKEVPDYKGVILLENIFEETPTMLKELIETINLPNVKINLDIGHANLGKVTLEEWIKELKDYIFYIHIHSNDGLYDNHQAPALEKIEELYYLLDKYNINPVLSLEYNVDSLEEEIQKYR
- the mprF gene encoding bifunctional lysylphosphatidylglycerol flippase/synthetase MprF; the encoded protein is MEKLKLLLKKNGAKISRVIFIMLMIGVIIAGGVRELKSIDFAKIISIIREFPLSLIFIFTILGILAVSSMSLYDFAIIKYLNFDIKKTTIFSITFVANTINNISGLGGLTGASIRSLLFKKSANNKEDIIDYNLLLIPSTGIGLSLMMIIALFKYQYISPLLEKYRWIIIAIIAFMIYFVIYFFIDKIFDTLKKSSRDVDNNRIILRVKLLFLSFIEWMIAFTLFLVIARQFSQGINLYIVFIIFTLGSMAGILSLLPGGVGSFDLVVLLGFQYYGVGTENVLAILILYRIFYYILPLIIGINLTLIIQSQSEDKLNQFIDFSKIKDFINKTSSITNLLLSILILASGVTLLLSALAPGAIERIKIASRLLSFPILQLSRQLTICIGILLIVISREIRMKVKRSYKITMWLLFFGAIFAMIKGFAYEEAIFLILVLIILKMSKHSFYRRSLPIDWFKAIMTLILAFIGLLAYVKMSHIILKDFIRIEYFKSLITKGISWPIPSGVIAYGFLIIFVVYYELTKERITNNDRYEDVDEERVNKFLQEYDGNFLTHLIFLKDKHLFWPKNNKVLIQYEISHGLAVVLGDPIGDAKYFGEALTEFQDFIDEYGYKSVFYQTSERLLPFYHDHGYYFFKLGETGLVELDNFDINSSKSRDFRNILRRFEKDGFTFEIYYENSIDESLFLDLKKVSDEWLAHREEMGFSLGWFNKEYLDKSKIGVVKNRETEEVIAFASLSPSYDDKSVSIDLMRFRKEVPNNTMTFLILNLILTFKDDNYKIFNLGMAPLSNVGIAQNAHIQERIAHLVFKYGKHFYSFDGLRKYKNKFDPRWEGKYLVYEDLILLPSSLIEVTWLIHSKKNKS